A genomic window from Colletotrichum destructivum chromosome 7, complete sequence includes:
- a CDS encoding Putative glutamine amidotransferase domain containing protein ChyE, with translation MGSQPPRIRLAILEADTPQPQTNAEYGGYGGVFTALLRTAARADDPPAPLDSIVDLSVYHAVGDDAVYPDLDSVDAILISGSKHNSFDNDPWILKLVDFTKRCIDSGRVRVIGVCFGHQIVGRALGVEVKRSDLGWEVAVVDVKLTPKGKEIFQLDKMRIHQMHRDVVTANPPGAESLAYTELCPVQGFYSPKKFITVQGHPEFTGPIVSEILNVRHKAGIFDDETFTDAINRANIEHDGVNIARGFLRFLRE, from the exons ATGGGCTCCCAACCACCCCGCATCCGCCTGGCaatcctcgaggccgacacgccgcagccgcagACCAACGCCGAGTACGGCGGCTACGGCGGCGTCTTCACAGCGCTCCtccgcaccgccgcccgcgccgacgacccgcccgcgccgctcGACAGCATCGTCGACCTCTCGGTGTACCACGCCGTGGGCGATGACGCCGTCTACCCGGACCTGGATTCggtcgacgccatcctcaTTTCCGGCAGCAAGCACAACTCATTCGATAACGACCCGTGGATTCTGAAGCTCGTCGACTTCACCAAGCGATGCATCGACAGCGGCCGCGTACGGGTCATCGGCGTCTGCTTCGGCCACCAGATCGTCGGCCGCGCGTtgggcgtcgaggtcaagCGCAGCGACCTGGGCTGGGAGGTGGCCGTAGTCGACGTAAAGCTCACgcccaagggcaaggagatcTTCCAGCTGGACAAGATG CGCATCCACCAAATGCACCGGGACGTCGTCACGGCGAAcccgcccggcgccgagtcCCTCGCCTACACGGAGCTGTGCCCCGTCCAGGGCTTCTACTCGCCCAAGAAGTTCATCACAGTCCAGGGCCACCCGGAGTTCACGGGACCCATCGTCAGCGAGATCCTCAACGTCCGCCACAAGGCGGGCATCTTTGACGACGAGACCTTTACCGACGCCATCAACCGCGCGAATATCGAGCATGACGGCGTCAACATTGCCCGTGGTTTCCTGCGTTTCCTCCGAGAATGA
- a CDS encoding Putative DDH domain, DHHA2 domain, DHHA2 domain superfamily, DHH phosphoesterase superfamily — MPPRVSLGAFLANARSALTAPAAQRASPLTLVMGNESADLDSLCSAVVYAYLRTHAPPHTLHIPISNLPRDDLKLRPEMTAALAHARLRPSDLLTLDELPADLAAEDTRWVLVDHNALTGDLATKYAGSVVGCVDHHAEEDKVPQDTGDEPRVVEKCGSCSSLVVEYCRPAWEEALARRPGDGGEDADTDADVDEHLARLSLAAILIDTTNLKSADKTTDRDVAAVSFLEGLTPAPPYARDSLFDEISAVKEDISLLGFRDVFRKDYKQWEDRRQVMGISAVVRNLEYLLLDKAGGDQGALLDAFRGWAGEKGLDIGVVMTTANTNGRFERDLLLWAFNEGAVESCKAFYEGYKEELGLETWGGGRLDEAAGGEWRMAWRQRNLSSSRKQVAPMLREAIKGCGTRL; from the exons ATGCCCCCCAGGGTCTCCCTCGGCGCCTTTCTCGCCAACGCGAGATCGGCCCTGaccgcgcccgccgcccaaCGAGCAAGCCCCTTGACCCTCGTCATGGGCAACGAGTCCGCAG ACCTCGATTCACTCTGCTCCGCCGTCGTTTACGCCTACCTGCGCACCCACGCCCCGCCGCATACGCTGCACATCCCCATCTCGAACCTCCCCCGCGATGACCTCAAGCTGCGGCCCGAGATgaccgccgccctggcccACGCCCGGCTGCGGCCGAGCGACCTCCTcaccctcgacgagctccccgccgacctcgccgccgaggacacACGGTGGGTGCTCGTCGACCACAACGCCCTCACCGGCGACCTCGCGACCAAGTACGCTggcagcgtcgtcggctgCGTCGACCACCACGCCGAAGAGGACAAGGTCCCTCAGGACACAGGAGACGAGCCGCGCGTTGTGGAGAAGTGTGGCAGCTGCTCGAGCCTGGTCGTGGAGTACTGCCGCCCGGCCTGGGAGGAagccctcgcccgccggcCCGGGGACGGCGGGGAAGACGCGGACACGGACGCGGACGTGGATGAGCACCTGGCCCGCCTCTCGCTGGCAGCCATCCTCATCGACACGACGAACCTCAAGTCCGCGGACAAGACCACCGACAgggacgtcgccgccgtctcgttCCTCGAAGGGCTTACCCCAGCGCCGCCCTATGCGCGAGACTCCCTGTTCGACGAGATATCCGCCGTTAAGGAGGACATATCCTTGCTCGGCTTCCGCGACGTGTTCCGCAAGGACTACAAGCAGTGGGAGGACCGCCGCCAGGTCATGggcatctcggccgtcgtgcGAAACCTCGAGtacctcctcctcgacaaggccggcggcgaccaggGCGCGCTGCTGGACGCGTTCAGGGGGTGGGCCGGGGAGAAGGGGCTAGACATCGGGGTCGTCATGACCACGGCGAACACCAACGGCCGCTTCGAGAGGGACCTGCTTCTGTGGGCGTTTaacgagggcgccgtcgagtcGTGCAAGGCCTTCTACGAGGGGTAcaaggaggagctgggcCTGGAAACgtggggcggcggccggttggacgaggcggccggggGAGAGTGGAGGATGGCCTGGAGACAGAGAAACCTGTCCTCCTCGCGCAAGCAGGTCGCGCCCATGCTGcgcgaggccatcaagggcTGCGGCACGCGGCTGTGA